In Eremothecium gossypii ATCC 10895 chromosome IV, complete sequence, the genomic stretch CAGGTCTGAACGCTGTTTTAGGCCAGCCACTGGCCGGGGAAGTACTTCTGGTGTGGTGGTATATCTATAACGTATATAGGAGACCCGTTCTACAACAGTCTAATGTACAGACCGTAGCCCTCCGGAGACAAGCGCTCAGCCCGTGACAGAGCGGTCTCCACCTGGCCAGTCGTCAGGGGAATAGCTGTAGAAAAACCGTGCTAAAATATGTACCCAATGAACAGAACCGTTACCCATCCCGAGCGTCCATCAAGAATACGTCTCAATCAGGGTGTCGCGCAGATTACCGGAAATGGCGTCTGGGTTCGCGTCCTGTAGGCGGAAGATGGACTCGATAACGCTCAGCTCGGGAGCAGTGGTGTCAAGCCCCGTGACGGCAAGGTAGTCGTTGACGACCATCCCCGCTCCCACGACACTGGAGCCCCGGTTGATGGTACCCGCAACCAGTGGCACCTGTAGCAGAGACGACAACTCCTCCTGGTCCTGTATGGTGGTCTGTGGGTGAACGAGGCCGCCCTGGTTGCTTAGTGCACAGTATGAGCCCACCAGCACGTTGCCGGAGATCGTCTGGCGGAACACTTCCACGCCAAGCACGTCGGCGATCAGTTCCTCGGTCTCGTTGTCGATGTCCGGGTGCACCAGTGCGACGTAGTCGTTGCAGCATATAACGTTCCCCAGAGCAGACAGGCGCTCCTCGATTCTCTGGATTTTTACGGAGTCTGGAAGACTGTTTCTGAGGTGTTGCAATTCCTGGTCCGTGGTCTGCGTAGGAACCAGCAGCCCCCGTCTGTTACCCGCAGTCATTCTTCCCACAATCCGCGTGCCGGCAATAGTTGTGTGCACGATGGGGATAGCGTCACCCAGCTCGGCTTCGAACGCCGAGTAGAAGTTCTCGGACCCACCAATCGTGACCAGACAGTATGTGTTGGTCAGCTTGGAAAAGACACCCACCTCATTCGAATTCTCAAACTGCGTTCTCGTAGCCATGCTTGTAAGATTTGGTTTCGTTGCTGCCTGGGTGATGCACCGGTCTAGATGGCAGCGTCTTCACTATTTTAGATGGAAGATGTCGGTAGAAAAAGAAACGGCGGTAAAATTTTCATGGGTGACGAGGTCACTGCCAACGATTCGCACGTGACCGCGGCCAGTTCTCGACTAGAGGCGGGCGCGAGGCCTAGGGCAGAAGTAGCCGGCCAGATGGGAGCAGGCTTCCCCTGCAGCCTACCCATCATACAG encodes the following:
- the TIF6 gene encoding translation initiation factor 6 (Syntenic homolog of Saccharomyces cerevisiae YPR016C (TIF6)), with product MATRTQFENSNEVGVFSKLTNTYCLVTIGGSENFYSAFEAELGDAIPIVHTTIAGTRIVGRMTAGNRRGLLVPTQTTDQELQHLRNSLPDSVKIQRIEERLSALGNVICCNDYVALVHPDIDNETEELIADVLGVEVFRQTISGNVLVGSYCALSNQGGLVHPQTTIQDQEELSSLLQVPLVAGTINRGSSVVGAGMVVNDYLAVTGLDTTAPELSVIESIFRLQDANPDAISGNLRDTLIETYS